The Astyanax mexicanus isolate ESR-SI-001 chromosome 12, AstMex3_surface, whole genome shotgun sequence genome window below encodes:
- the b3galt4 gene encoding beta-1,3-galactosyltransferase 9: MKNVEIPTETTPRFVIKLTSAVMVVRGLWVCKVRVGKRIGHSGLVPVLCLLVFTCLLAVFFIDYIDSWVTSLGMSRIGSAHGGVLPQSMPPTRPEEYLLMPSPLVCQRAKPYLITLVTSAPANQKARQAIRDTWGGEVQVRGHRVMTLFMVGQSSDPGLAKQLVEEAREKGDLVQGRFLDSYTNLTLKTLSMLAWAQRFCPQARFLAKVDDDVMFNPSALLHYLAISWEGSQNELEDLYLGRVHMRVAPNRNPASKHFLPEAVYRNTVFPDYCSGTAYVLSRPAVLKLSLAAAAVRLPKPLPPEDIFVGLCAHAAGIAPTHSPFFSGGPPVPYGRCCYQAMVSVHHTKPEEMLHYWADVHSTVPCSWLGVRTSFGICRLRAFLGALLEA, from the coding sequence atgaaaaatgttGAAATCCCCACAGAAACCACGCCAAGATTTGTGATTAAACTGACATCAGCAGTAATGGTGGTTCGAGGCTTATGGGTCTGTAAGGTCCGTGTGGGAAAACGCATAGGACATTCTGGGCTGGTCCCTGTCCTGTGCCTGTTGGTCTTCACCTGTCTTCTAGCGGTCTTCTTTATTGACTACATTGACTCTTGGGTCACCTCTCTTGGAATGAGTAGAATAGGAAGTGCACATGGCGGGGTTCTTCCTCAGAGCATGCCTCCAACCCGACCCGAGGAGTACCTCCTCATGCCAAGCCCTCTTGTCTGCCAACGTGCCAAACCATACCTTATCACCTTGGTGACCTCAGCCCCTGCCAACCAGAAGGCCCGCCAGGCTATTCGTGACACCTGGGGTGGGGAGGTGCAGGTCCGAGGCCACCGGGTTATGACCCTGTTCATGGTGGGTCAGTCATCAGACCCTGGCCTTGCCAAACAACTGGTGGAGGAGGCGCGAGAGAAGGGGGACTTGGTGCAGGGTCGCTTCCTGGACTCTTACACCAACCTGACTCTGAAGACACTGTCCATGTTGGCTTGGGCGCAACGTTTTTGCCCCCAGGCTCGCTTCCTTGCTAAAGTGGATGATGATGTGATGTTCAACCCCAGTGCATTGTTGCACTATCTCGCCATCAGTTGGGAGGGATCACAGAATGAACTGGAAGACCTTTACCTTGGCCGCGTTCACATGAGAGTAGCCCCGAACCGCAATCCGGCCAGCAAGCACTTCCTGCCTGAAGCTGTTTACAGAAACACAGTCTTCCCTGATTACTGCAGTGGAACTGCCTACGTTCTTTCTAGGCCCGCCGTGCTAAAACTATCACTTGCAGCTGCTGCTGTGCGTTTACCCAAACCCCTTCCTCCTGAGGACATCTTTGTGGGTTTGTGTGCCCATGCAGCAGGTATCGCACCCACCCATTCACCGTTCTTCTCTGGAGGACCACCTGTACCATATGGGCGCTGCTGCTACCAGGCCATGGTGTCTGTTCACCACACTAAGCCAGAAGAAATGCTCCACTACTGGGCAGATGTACATTCCACAGTTCCGTGCTCCTGGTTGGGAGTTCGAACCTCGTTTGGCATTTGCAGGTTAAGAGCATTTCTGGGAGCCTTGCTTGAGGCTTGA